The nucleotide sequence CGATGGGCAGCTGCCGGAGTGCGACGATGTTCTCGCGGGCGCTCTCGGTGGCCATCAGCCGGATGTCGACCTCCTCGCCGCCCACCCGGTACTGGGTGACCACCCGGCCGCGCACCGCGGATTGCACCGAGGAGGCGACCTGGCTGGGGCTCAGGCCGTAGGAGGCGGCCTTGGCCCGATCGACCCGGATCTGGACCTCGGGCAGGCCCTCGCTGACGGAGGTGGAGAGTTCGCGGGTGCCCGGTACCCGGGCGATCTCCGCCATGATCTGCTGGGAGAGCTCCTTCAGCACGTCGAGGTCCTCGCCGCTGATCGCGACCTCGATGTCGTTGCCCCCGCCCGTCTCGATGGTGCCCGCCGTCGAGACCGTCACCCTGGCGCCGGGCAGGAAGATCCGGTTGCGCACGTCCTCCACGACCTCTTCGAGGCTGCGGCTGCGTTCACCGGGACTCACCAGCATGCCGGAGATGAACCCCTGGTGGGACTGCCCGCCCGTGGCGTAGGCGCTGCCGGAGGTGCCCACCGCCACGTAGAGGGTGCGCAGCTCGGGCAGGTCCCGGATCTGGGCAACGGCCTGCTCCACGGCGGCCTGCGTCTCCTCCAGCTTCGTGCCCGGCGGCATCGAAATGGAGACGCGGAACTCGCTGGTATCGCTGGGCGGGATGAACTCCATGCCCATCCGCCCGACGACCAACAGCGCCAGGGCCAGCGAAGCGAGCCCGATGCCCACCACCTGCCACCTGTGGCCCAGGGCCCAGCTCAGCATCCGGCCGTAGACCGCTTCCAGCCGGGCCAGCTGATCGCTGATCCAGCCGGAAACCCGGGTGATCCAGGGCACCTGCCGGCGAGCGGGCCGGTCACGGAGGAGCCAGGGCGCCATCATCGGCACGAGCGTGAGGGCGGTGAGCAGCGAGACCAGCAGCGAGAACGTCACCGTGAGCGCCAGCTCCCGGAAGAAGAGCTGGGCGAGGCCGGTGATCCAGACGACGGGGAGGAAGACGACCACCGAGGTCAGGGTGGATGCCGTGACGGCCAGGCCCACTTCGGCGGTGCCGTCCTCGGCCGCCTGGTAGATGTCCTTGCCCATCTCCTTGTGCCGGAAGATGTTCTCCAGGACGACGATGGAGGAGTCGACCATCATGCCCACGCCCAGCGAGAGGCCGCCCAGGGAGAGGATGTTCAGCGTGATGCCGCTGAAGAAGACGGGGCCGAACGTGGCGATGACGGCGACGGGGATGCTGATGGCGATGGCGAAGGTCGCCCGGACGTGCCGGAGGAAGAACAGGAGCACCAGGATGGCCAGGATGCCGCCCTGCATGCCGGACGACGCGACCGACTCCAGCGAGGTGAGCACCATGCGCGAGGTGTCGGAGAGGATCGTGGCCTGCACCTGGCCGGGCAGCTCCGCCTCGATCTTCTTCAGCTCGGCCTTCACCGCGTTGGCCACCGCCACGGAGTTGCCGCCGCTCTGCTTCTGGATGTCCAGCGACACCGCAGTCTGGCCGTTGAGCCAGACCCGGGAGGTGGCCTCGGCCCAGGTGTCGCGTACCTCCGCGACGTCGCCCAGCCGCACGGTTCCCAGCCGCAGGTCGCGGATCTCATCCAGCGACTGGTACTGGCCGATGGTGCGGACGAGGAGGTTGACGCTGCCCTCGCCCACCTCGCCGCCGGGCAGGTTCAGGTTCTCGTACGCCAGCACCTGCGCGACGTTGGTCATGGAGAGGCCGTGCGCCTGCAGCCGGGCGGGGTCGACGACGACCTGGATCTCCCGCTCGATGCCGCCGTTGACGGTGACGGAGGCCACGCCGTCCAGCCGCTCGAGCCGCGGCTTGATCCGCTCCTCGGCCAGGGCCTTCAGCTCGGCCAGGTCCTCGGAGCCGGTCAGGCCGATGGTGAGCACCGGCAGCGCGGAGGGGTCGATCTTGAAGACCATCGGGGCGTCCACGCCGTCGGGCAGGTAGCCCTTCACCTGGTCGACCTTCTCGCGGATGGAGAGGGTGGCCTGGTCCATGTCGGTGCCGTAGTCGAACTCGACGATGACCAGCGACTGGCCCTCGGAGCTGGAGGAGGAGACGGCGGTCACGCCCGGCACCGTGCCCATGACCTCCTCGATGGGACGGGAGACGTGCGCCTCGACCTCCTCGGGGCCGGCGCCCTCGTACGAGGTCGCCACCACCGCGAGGGGGAACTCCATGGCGGGGTACAGGTCAAGCGAGAGGCGGGTGAGGGAGACGAGGCCCACCACTGCGGCGATCAGGTAGAACACGACGGTGGGAACGGGGTGGTGGATGGAGAAGCGGATGAGCCCCCTCACCGGTCAGGCCCCCCTCCCACCCGCACGGGGGCGCCGTCGTAGAGCCGGTTCTGCCCGGCCACCACCACCTGGTCACCCTCGGCGATGCCCTCGACCAGCACCTGCTGATCGGACCGCACGGCCACGGAGACGGTCACCCGGCGGGCGACGCCGTCCTCGACCACGTAGACGTAGGGTTCGCCGGAGCCTTCCAGGAGGGCGTTCACCGGGATCAGGACGCCCTCGCGCTCCTCCAGTGGAAACTCGACCTCGGCAAACATGCCGCCCTTCAGGGCGCCGTCCGGGTTGGGCAGGAGCACCCGCACCTTGTAGGAGCGGGTCTGGGCGTCCATCTGCGGGCTGACGGACTCGACCTCGCCCGTGAAGGTCTCGCCCAGCGCCGGGACGGTGACCGGCACCGCAACCCCCGGCCGCACGGAGTTGATCGCCGCCTCGGCGACGCCGGTGTCCACCACGACGGTGGAGAGGTCGACCAGCTGGAACACCGGGGTACCGGCGCCGATCAGCGCGCCCGGCTCCACGTACCGGGCGGCCAGGACCCCGTCAGCCGGCGCGGTGATGCGGGCGCCCTCGTAGCTGGACTTGGCCAGCTCCAGCTGGGCGCGGGCCGCTTCCACGGCCGCGGTCGCCAGGGTGAGCTGGGTGCGGATCTGCTCCGCCTGCTGGTGGGAAACAGCGCCCTGGGCGAGCAGCGCCTCCAGCCGGGAGGCCTGGCGCGCGGCCTCGCTCCGCTGCGCCTCGGCCTGGGTGTACTGCGCCTGCGCGGCCGCCAGCTGGTTGGCCAGGTCCTTGTCGTCCAACTCCACCAGCAGGTCGCCCTCCTGCACGGCGTCGCCCATCTGGCGGTGGACGGCAACCACGCGGCCGGGGACCTTGGCGGTGACGGTGATGGAGAGGATCGGCTTCAGCTGGCCCGAGGCGTGGCTGGTGGCGGTGAGCGTGCCGCCGCGGGCCTCGGTGACGGCCACCGCCACGGCCTCGACGGCCGGCTCATCCATCTGTCCCGAGGCCAGGCCGCACGCGGAGAGGAGCAGGGCAAACAGCGGCAGCAGGGCCGCGGGGAAGAAACGCCTCATGTCGCACGTACCTCCATGGGGGGCTAGGGTGCGGCCGGAACGTCCAGCCGGATGTCGGCCCAGACGGTCTCGCCAGACGGCAGGCCGACCAGCGGGGTGATCACGACCTCGCCCGGTGCGGTCGCGCTGCGCACGCCGGACGAATCCACCGCCACCGGGGCGTACCGGCGGCCAGGCACCAGGTGGTTGAAGCGGTAGATGCCCTCGTTGTCGGTGAACGCGACCCGGTCCGCCGCGCTCTGGCCCTCGGTGTACAGCACCACCCGGATGCCGCTCAGGGGACTGCCGTCAGGACCCACGACGCGGCCGACGATCGACGCGTGGACGTGCGTGGTCAGGTTGGCCTGCACGCCGAAGCCGGTGCCCGGACGGACCACCTCGGCCGCGGCGTTCAGCGCGGCGTTCTCGCCGGCGACCCGCACCAGGTATGCCTCACCCGGCATGGCGGGCACGCGGACGTCGTAGCTGCCGTCCGCGCCGACCGCGCCGGTGAAGGCGGAGCCGTCGCTGGAGCGGAGGACCGTCACCTCGGCGCCCTCCGCCGGACGGTCATCGCCTGCCTGCACGAGCCCGAGGAAGCGGGTCTCGGCGGGCCGGGCCACCAGGACCAGGTGGTTGGGGCCGGCGGGCGTGAGGACCTGGGGCTCCCGCTGCGTGCCGTCAGGCGCCACGGAACCGCCCACGTAGCCCGGGTCGAGGATGACGGGCAGGTAGCGGCTCTGGCGCGCAACGGGCAGGTTGGCGAACTGGTAGCGGCCGGCCGCGTCCGTCTCGGTCTCGGCGATCTTGCTCCGCCCTTCCTCCCGCAGCCCGACCTTGACGCCGGCCAGGGGCTCGCCCCGGTCGTCCACCACGCGGCCCGCGATCGTGGCACGCTCGGGCTGGAGCACGAAGTCGGCCGTGTTGTTGCTGCCCCGCCGCACGTCCACCAGGCTGGGCGGGTTCTCGCCGTCAGTGACGGGCTGGTCGGTGTACAGGTAGCCGTCCACCTGCACGCTCACGTGGTAACCGGTGCTGCGGCTCCCTGTCGGGTCGTCCGGGATGTTGGCCTGGAGGCTGAGGTCGTACCGCCCCTCCTCGTCGGTGCGGGCGGTCCAGTTCTGGGAGCCCCGGTTCACGCGTACCACGGCGCCGGCCACCGGCTCATCCAGGTGGTTCTTCACGGTGCCCGAGAGGATGGCCAGCCCGTGGCCGTAGGTGTCCGGGGAGCTGGCGACGATGTTGGCCGAGACCGTCTGGCCGCCCGCCACCTCCAGCCAGCCGGAGTCGGCCCGCACCAGCGTCCCGCCGGGGAAGGCGCGGACGCGGTAGGTGCCCCCGGTCACCTCGCTGAAGGAGAACCGGCCCTCCTCGTCGGTGCGGGCGACCTGCACGGTGCCGAGGCCGGCGCGCTGCAGGTGCACTTCGACCTTCTTCAGGGGCTCGGCATTGCCGTCGAAGACCCGGCCGGCGACCACGGCGTAGAGCCTGTTCAGCACGAGCCGGTCCGCGCCGCTGAAGTCGATCCAGCCGCCGTCCTCAAGGGTGAAGGTACCGGTCGTGATGGTCTCGTGGTCGTACCGGGAAAGGCGAAGCTGGTAGACCCCGCCCTCGGCGGGCGGCGCCGAAAGGCTGAAGTAGCCGGAGCGGTCGGTGCGCACCGAGGCCACCGGCCCCCAATCCGCCAGCAGCAGTTCGACGGTCGCGTCCGAGACGGGCGCGCCGTTCACCCCGGAGACCACCTCGCCGGTGATGCGGGCGAGCGCGGACGGCAGGGTGAGGTCCACCTGGTTCCGGCGCCGCGGGTCAAGGCCGCCCATCTCCTGGGAGACGGGGCGATGGCGGTCCGCATGGGCCTGGAGGGTGTACTCGCCCCCAGCCCGGGCGGTCGAGAGGCTGTAGACGCCCAGGTCGTTGGTGCGGGCCGTCGCCTCCAGGCCGTACCCGGCCCGGAACAGCTGGATGGTCGCCTGCGGAACCGGGAGCCCGCGCTCGTCGCGCACCACGCCGGTGATCACGGCGGTATAGGGCTCGGCGGTGAGGGTGAGGGCGGGGCCGTCGCTGGCGGGCACGTACGCCCGCTCCGTCAGCGCATGGCCGTCGGCCCAGGCCCGGATCCAGAAGGTGTGGCCGGGGGGGAGCGCGATGGTGGCCTGGCCCCGCTGGTCCGTGCGGGCCGCGGTGATGCCGGGCAGGCCGGGCGTAAGTACCTGTATCTCCGCATCCGGCAGCGGGGTGCCGTTGGTGCTGATCAGGGTGATGCGCAGGGGCGCCGCGGCCGCGGGCTGCAGGAAGGAGAGGTCGGCCGCGGCCGCAGCCGGAACACTGCTCACCAGGAATAGCAGGCCTAACAACAGGGCAATAAGCTTACGCATACTTCACCTCTATACCGTTCCCGGCGCCAGTATCGCGTCGGTGAAGAAATCGGCAACATCCTCGTCGAGCCGGTCGTACCAGTCGGGCGAAAGCATTCCGGCGAAGGCCGGCGGGACGCACTGCCCCACCTGGAGCATGGCCCAGATGGCGCCTGCGAGGCCCACCGTGAGGATCATGGGGTGGGGCGGCCGGATGGCCCCGGCCCGGACCGCCTGTGCGAAGGCGGCCCGGTCCTCGTCCGTGAAGGCCGAGACCACCTGCTGCAGCAGGAAGTCGCCGATCTCGGGGTGGAAGCGGCCTTCGGTGAAGAGGACGTTGAAGACGTCCTGGTTCTCCCGCATCACCTGCACCAGTTCCCGGATCCGCAGGCGGAGCAGGTCGCGCACGTTGCCCGTGCGGGGAAGCGCCCGCTCCCGGCTCAGGGCCTCCTGTACCACCGGCTCCACGCAGGCGACGAAGAGCTCCTTCTTGTCCTTGAAGTACCGGTAGATGGTACCCTCGGCCACGCCGGCCCGGCGGGCGATC is from Symbiobacterium terraclitae and encodes:
- a CDS encoding efflux RND transporter permease subunit; this encodes MRGLIRFSIHHPVPTVVFYLIAAVVGLVSLTRLSLDLYPAMEFPLAVVATSYEGAGPEEVEAHVSRPIEEVMGTVPGVTAVSSSSSEGQSLVIVEFDYGTDMDQATLSIREKVDQVKGYLPDGVDAPMVFKIDPSALPVLTIGLTGSEDLAELKALAEERIKPRLERLDGVASVTVNGGIEREIQVVVDPARLQAHGLSMTNVAQVLAYENLNLPGGEVGEGSVNLLVRTIGQYQSLDEIRDLRLGTVRLGDVAEVRDTWAEATSRVWLNGQTAVSLDIQKQSGGNSVAVANAVKAELKKIEAELPGQVQATILSDTSRMVLTSLESVASSGMQGGILAILVLLFFLRHVRATFAIAISIPVAVIATFGPVFFSGITLNILSLGGLSLGVGMMVDSSIVVLENIFRHKEMGKDIYQAAEDGTAEVGLAVTASTLTSVVVFLPVVWITGLAQLFFRELALTVTFSLLVSLLTALTLVPMMAPWLLRDRPARRQVPWITRVSGWISDQLARLEAVYGRMLSWALGHRWQVVGIGLASLALALLVVGRMGMEFIPPSDTSEFRVSISMPPGTKLEETQAAVEQAVAQIRDLPELRTLYVAVGTSGSAYATGGQSHQGFISGMLVSPGERSRSLEEVVEDVRNRIFLPGARVTVSTAGTIETGGGNDIEVAISGEDLDVLKELSQQIMAEIARVPGTRELSTSVSEGLPEVQIRVDRAKAASYGLSPSQVASSVQSAVRGRVVTQYRVGGEEVDIRLMATESARENIVALRQLPIATPYGQTVPLGELAELVRGVGPTVVEREEQARVVKVTGQIYGRDLGSVINDIKARLAQFPLPPGYEIDYGGDYELMSDAMSGLVQALTFSVALVYLVMAAQFESFLHPFVILFTVPLALVGAVLGLVLTGRSLDISAMIGLILLVGVVVNNAIVLVDYINQLRRQGMDRDEAVRITGPRRLRPVLMTTLTTVLGLLPLALGLAEGAELEAPLATVVIGGLSLSTLLTLVVIPVVYTLFDDLVQRVQARAAARTETAAM
- a CDS encoding efflux RND transporter periplasmic adaptor subunit, which translates into the protein MRRFFPAALLPLFALLLSACGLASGQMDEPAVEAVAVAVTEARGGTLTATSHASGQLKPILSITVTAKVPGRVVAVHRQMGDAVQEGDLLVELDDKDLANQLAAAQAQYTQAEAQRSEAARQASRLEALLAQGAVSHQQAEQIRTQLTLATAAVEAARAQLELAKSSYEGARITAPADGVLAARYVEPGALIGAGTPVFQLVDLSTVVVDTGVAEAAINSVRPGVAVPVTVPALGETFTGEVESVSPQMDAQTRSYKVRVLLPNPDGALKGGMFAEVEFPLEEREGVLIPVNALLEGSGEPYVYVVEDGVARRVTVSVAVRSDQQVLVEGIAEGDQVVVAGQNRLYDGAPVRVGGGPDR
- a CDS encoding carboxypeptidase-like regulatory domain-containing protein, with product MRKLIALLLGLLFLVSSVPAAAAADLSFLQPAAAAPLRITLISTNGTPLPDAEIQVLTPGLPGITAARTDQRGQATIALPPGHTFWIRAWADGHALTERAYVPASDGPALTLTAEPYTAVITGVVRDERGLPVPQATIQLFRAGYGLEATARTNDLGVYSLSTARAGGEYTLQAHADRHRPVSQEMGGLDPRRRNQVDLTLPSALARITGEVVSGVNGAPVSDATVELLLADWGPVASVRTDRSGYFSLSAPPAEGGVYQLRLSRYDHETITTGTFTLEDGGWIDFSGADRLVLNRLYAVVAGRVFDGNAEPLKKVEVHLQRAGLGTVQVARTDEEGRFSFSEVTGGTYRVRAFPGGTLVRADSGWLEVAGGQTVSANIVASSPDTYGHGLAILSGTVKNHLDEPVAGAVVRVNRGSQNWTARTDEEGRYDLSLQANIPDDPTGSRSTGYHVSVQVDGYLYTDQPVTDGENPPSLVDVRRGSNNTADFVLQPERATIAGRVVDDRGEPLAGVKVGLREEGRSKIAETETDAAGRYQFANLPVARQSRYLPVILDPGYVGGSVAPDGTQREPQVLTPAGPNHLVLVARPAETRFLGLVQAGDDRPAEGAEVTVLRSSDGSAFTGAVGADGSYDVRVPAMPGEAYLVRVAGENAALNAAAEVVRPGTGFGVQANLTTHVHASIVGRVVGPDGSPLSGIRVVLYTEGQSAADRVAFTDNEGIYRFNHLVPGRRYAPVAVDSSGVRSATAPGEVVITPLVGLPSGETVWADIRLDVPAAP
- a CDS encoding TetR/AcrR family transcriptional regulator, translating into METTRRRILDAALHLISERGYNGATTAEIARRAGVAEGTIYRYFKDKKELFVACVEPVVQEALSRERALPRTGNVRDLLRLRIRELVQVMRENQDVFNVLFTEGRFHPEIGDFLLQQVVSAFTDEDRAAFAQAVRAGAIRPPHPMILTVGLAGAIWAMLQVGQCVPPAFAGMLSPDWYDRLDEDVADFFTDAILAPGTV